In the genome of Candidatus Saccharibacteria bacterium oral taxon 488, one region contains:
- the pilM gene encoding type IV pilus assembly protein PilM encodes MKIAKGLGDFFGLDIGTNAVRVVQLARTSNGWNLLHYGYAPVDPKVTGSDSPEAQRKLGEVIMTAVGQSGIKTQNVAIGLPSSKTFTAIIDVPKVSDQELKATMKYQVDQYIPMAIEDAKVDWALLGDSLREQGQYEVLLTSAAISYVEERLEFIEGLGFNVVAEEPDPIAMLRALAPTDGATAKLVLDMGEHSTDLAVIYGDMPRLVRTVPSGLQALVRAAVQNLNVQDDQARQFIIKFGLAPDRLEGQVLRAIDGVLDNFAAELTKSIKFFQTRYPSISVSGILLSGFGAAIPMMDNYIANKTGIPATTADPWQHVSLGQADQQKLAPIASEFATVVGLAQRRNGS; translated from the coding sequence ATGAAAATAGCAAAAGGGCTGGGCGACTTTTTCGGATTAGACATCGGGACGAATGCGGTGCGTGTCGTTCAGCTGGCGCGAACGAGCAACGGATGGAATCTGCTGCACTATGGTTATGCGCCTGTCGACCCGAAGGTTACAGGTAGTGATTCACCAGAGGCGCAGCGTAAGCTTGGTGAAGTGATCATGACTGCTGTCGGACAGAGCGGTATCAAGACGCAAAATGTAGCGATTGGCTTACCGTCGAGCAAGACCTTTACGGCGATTATTGATGTACCAAAAGTGTCAGACCAAGAGCTAAAGGCGACCATGAAATACCAGGTCGATCAGTACATTCCTATGGCGATTGAGGATGCCAAGGTTGACTGGGCGCTACTCGGCGACAGCTTGCGCGAGCAGGGCCAGTATGAGGTACTATTGACGAGTGCAGCGATTAGTTATGTCGAGGAACGGCTTGAGTTTATTGAAGGTCTTGGCTTTAATGTGGTCGCTGAGGAACCGGATCCGATCGCGATGCTTCGGGCATTAGCGCCGACTGATGGAGCAACCGCAAAGCTAGTTTTGGATATGGGCGAACATTCGACTGACTTGGCAGTCATTTATGGCGATATGCCGCGGCTAGTGCGCACGGTGCCGAGCGGACTGCAAGCGTTGGTGCGGGCGGCAGTGCAAAATCTCAACGTGCAGGATGATCAGGCTCGCCAGTTTATTATCAAGTTTGGCTTGGCACCTGACCGGCTTGAGGGGCAAGTTCTCAGGGCGATTGACGGCGTGCTGGATAATTTTGCGGCTGAGCTGACCAAATCAATCAAGTTCTTCCAGACGCGCTACCCGAGTATTTCCGTGTCAGGAATTCTGCTGTCGGGCTTTGGCGCAGCGATACCGATGATGGATAATTACATTGCTAACAAGACTGGTATACCAGCGACTACGGCTGATCCGTGGCAGCATGTCAGTCTTGGGCAGGCCGATCAGCAAAAATTAGCACCAATTGCCTCGGAGTTTGCGACGGTCGTTGGTTTAGCGCAGCGGAGGAATGGATCGTGA
- a CDS encoding type II secretion system F family protein: protein MKKYYYEARDSATQKITKSVVQAESEVAAAKLLSAQGFVPLKIELQDEREGFFQRLSNKISSKDKIVFTRQLATLIGAGLPLAQSMHTVLEQTQNKQMQSIIQEIISDIEGGRQLSSAFEKHPEVFDNVYVALVAAGEASGTLDEALKRIASQQEKDAAMLSKVRGAMVYPAIVLLVIIAVVVFMLVMVVPQVEGLYGSLHKELPFTTKAMVSVAGFLAQFWWALVILLGIGLYFFQQYLKTEAGIRAKDTFKLNIPVFDAMFRKLYMARFTRTGQTLLNSGVAMLDMLRITARAVNNSVIRQGIEHASEKVKGGKALSVSLKNEDYILPMVPQMIKIGEQSGKIDEMMGKCAQIYEEELDEEIKAITTTIEPVLMVVLAVVAGVMVGAIIFPIYNLVGDISL from the coding sequence ATGAAAAAATATTACTATGAGGCCAGGGATTCAGCCACGCAAAAGATTACCAAGTCGGTTGTGCAGGCTGAGAGCGAGGTCGCCGCGGCGAAGTTGTTGAGCGCTCAGGGCTTCGTGCCGCTGAAAATTGAGCTGCAGGATGAGCGTGAGGGCTTCTTTCAGCGATTATCAAATAAAATATCGTCCAAGGACAAGATCGTCTTTACGCGGCAGCTAGCGACGTTGATTGGTGCGGGGTTGCCGCTGGCGCAGAGCATGCATACCGTGCTGGAGCAAACGCAAAACAAGCAGATGCAGAGTATCATTCAGGAGATAATTTCTGATATTGAGGGCGGCCGGCAACTATCAAGCGCGTTCGAGAAACATCCAGAAGTATTTGACAATGTATATGTAGCGTTGGTGGCAGCCGGTGAGGCGTCAGGAACGTTGGACGAAGCACTTAAGCGTATCGCGTCGCAGCAAGAAAAAGATGCAGCGATGCTTAGCAAAGTGCGTGGCGCCATGGTCTATCCGGCGATTGTGCTGCTGGTGATCATCGCGGTAGTGGTGTTCATGCTCGTGATGGTAGTGCCGCAGGTCGAAGGACTGTATGGCAGCTTACACAAAGAGCTACCGTTCACAACGAAGGCCATGGTCAGCGTCGCTGGTTTTTTGGCGCAGTTTTGGTGGGCGTTGGTGATTTTACTTGGCATCGGTTTATATTTCTTTCAGCAGTATCTCAAAACCGAGGCTGGTATTCGCGCTAAAGATACGTTCAAGCTGAACATACCAGTGTTTGACGCCATGTTCCGCAAGCTGTACATGGCTCGCTTTACTCGTACCGGTCAAACGCTTCTTAATAGCGGGGTAGCGATGCTGGATATGCTGCGCATCACTGCTCGGGCGGTCAATAATTCAGTTATCCGTCAAGGTATTGAGCATGCTAGCGAAAAGGTGAAGGGCGGCAAGGCGCTGTCAGTGTCCTTAAAAAATGAGGATTATATCTTGCCGATGGTGCCGCAGATGATCAAGATTGGCGAACAGTCGGGTAAGATTGATGAGATGATGGGCAAGTGCGCGCAGATTTACGAAGAAGAGCTGGATGAGGAGATCAAGGCGATCACGACGACCATTGAACCAGTGCTGATGGTGGTCTTGGCGGTCGTGGCCGGCGTGATGGTGGGTGCAATAATCTTTCCAATTTATAATCTGGTCGGAGATATTAGCCTCTAG
- a CDS encoding PilT/PilU family type 4a pilus ATPase, producing MNNQELRIEILLEEVVKKRASDLHIQVGLPPMLRIDGTLVAATGTQPLDEATVERLVFQILDEDQRQILLKDKEFDFSFAFGTLGRFRVNAFHERGNLAAALRLIPNEIKTAQELGMPPIVNTFADFPRGLVLVTGPTGSGKSTTLAALVDKINAEKSQHIITIEDPIEFTHKSKKSVVVQREVHYDTYSFSAALRSSLRQDPDVVLIGEMRDLETISAAITIAETGHLVFATLHTNSAAQSIDRMIDVFPPHQQPQIRAQLSNILMAICSQRLVPSIGGGRVVAAEIMIANPAVRNIIREGKSHQLDAVIQTGADQGMQTMDRTLVNLVQNGTITYDSAREFAVDLAEFERLIRG from the coding sequence ATGAACAATCAAGAATTACGCATCGAGATTTTACTAGAAGAGGTGGTCAAAAAGCGAGCCTCAGACCTTCACATTCAAGTGGGCCTGCCACCGATGCTGCGTATTGACGGAACGCTGGTCGCAGCAACGGGCACGCAGCCGCTTGATGAGGCGACCGTGGAGCGGCTGGTATTTCAGATTCTTGATGAGGATCAGCGGCAAATTTTGCTCAAGGACAAGGAGTTTGACTTTTCGTTTGCGTTCGGTACACTAGGACGATTCCGGGTGAATGCCTTTCATGAGAGGGGTAACCTGGCGGCAGCGCTGCGCTTAATTCCAAACGAGATCAAGACTGCGCAGGAGCTGGGCATGCCACCGATTGTCAATACATTTGCCGATTTCCCACGCGGTTTGGTGTTGGTGACGGGGCCGACTGGCTCTGGTAAATCGACGACGTTGGCGGCGCTGGTCGACAAAATTAACGCCGAAAAGTCGCAGCACATCATTACTATTGAAGACCCAATTGAGTTTACGCACAAGTCGAAAAAGTCAGTGGTGGTGCAGCGCGAGGTGCATTATGACACCTATTCATTCTCGGCGGCGCTGCGTTCGAGCCTCCGCCAAGATCCCGACGTAGTGCTGATCGGCGAGATGCGCGACCTCGAGACGATATCGGCGGCGATTACCATTGCAGAGACCGGGCACTTGGTATTTGCGACACTGCACACCAACTCAGCGGCGCAGTCGATTGACCGTATGATTGACGTCTTTCCGCCGCATCAACAGCCGCAAATTCGTGCGCAGCTCAGCAATATTCTGATGGCAATTTGTTCGCAGAGGCTGGTGCCGTCTATCGGTGGCGGTCGGGTGGTGGCGGCCGAGATCATGATTGCTAATCCAGCGGTGCGTAACATTATTCGCGAGGGCAAGAGTCATCAGCTAGATGCCGTCATTCAGACGGGTGCTGATCAGGGCATGCAGACCATGGATCGGACACTGGTGAATTTGGTACAAAACGGTACGATTACGTATGATAGTGCCCGTGAGTTTGCGGTTGATCTAGCGGAGTTTGAGCGGCTTATCAGGGGATAG
- a CDS encoding prepilin-type N-terminal cleavage/methylation domain-containing protein, producing the protein MAQQKANRGFTIIEVVLVLAIAGLIFLMVFLAWPALQRSQRDTQRRSDVTRFVSQVNSYATNNKGSIPKTDTGSINSFLDSYMKRGNGEFKDPQTGNNYSVVTGVAQQGSATTEKMVYATSAQCDGENIVAKSGSPRSFAVKVQLEGSGAFCKDNQN; encoded by the coding sequence ATGGCTCAGCAAAAAGCAAATCGAGGGTTTACAATTATTGAAGTCGTGTTGGTGCTGGCGATCGCCGGACTGATATTTTTGATGGTATTCTTGGCGTGGCCGGCCTTGCAGCGCAGCCAGCGCGACACACAACGACGCAGTGATGTGACTCGGTTCGTCTCGCAGGTGAATAGTTATGCAACAAATAACAAGGGAAGCATCCCGAAAACCGATACGGGGTCGATTAATAGTTTCCTCGATTCGTATATGAAGCGTGGCAACGGTGAATTCAAGGATCCGCAGACAGGCAACAATTACAGCGTGGTAACTGGTGTCGCTCAGCAGGGTTCGGCAACGACCGAGAAGATGGTCTATGCCACGAGCGCTCAATGTGATGGCGAAAATATTGTTGCTAAAAGTGGTTCGCCGCGCTCGTTCGCCGTCAAGGTGCAGCTAGAAGGAAGCGGTGCGTTTTGTAAAGACAATCAAAACTAG
- a CDS encoding TlyA family rRNA (cytidine-2'-O)-methyltransferase gives MKQRLDKMMLERRLVESRSEAESWIGLGQVMVNGKVATRPGCFVNETADITLLTRERYVSRAGLKLASVADSFRLDFQGKTVLDIGSSTGGFTDFALRHGARCVYAVDVGTNQLHYRLRDDRRIILYEKTDIRDFELDCPPDIIVGDVSFISLRDILPHVAKRLMGSATVLVAMVKPQFEAGRHLVQKGVVKNAAIRRKILIDFEQWAKQYFVVLGKKDSTVAGSRGNVERFYKLQLKNNRGNSCSKKGIVVLKST, from the coding sequence ATGAAGCAGCGATTAGATAAAATGATGCTAGAACGCAGGTTGGTCGAATCGCGTTCCGAGGCAGAGAGCTGGATAGGCTTAGGGCAAGTTATGGTCAATGGTAAGGTGGCGACGCGTCCCGGATGTTTCGTTAATGAGACAGCAGACATTACGTTGCTGACTCGTGAGCGGTACGTTTCGCGTGCAGGCCTCAAGCTGGCGAGTGTGGCGGATAGTTTTCGGTTGGACTTTCAGGGAAAAACGGTGCTGGATATAGGGTCGAGTACCGGTGGATTTACTGATTTTGCGCTGCGTCATGGCGCCCGATGCGTGTATGCTGTTGATGTGGGCACGAATCAGTTGCACTATCGACTGCGTGACGATCGGCGCATAATATTATATGAAAAGACAGACATTCGTGACTTTGAGCTTGATTGTCCACCAGACATTATCGTGGGAGATGTGTCATTTATTAGTCTGCGTGACATTCTACCACACGTTGCAAAGCGGCTGATGGGTAGTGCGACAGTGCTTGTAGCAATGGTAAAGCCGCAGTTCGAGGCGGGGCGTCATTTGGTACAAAAGGGTGTTGTAAAAAATGCTGCTATACGACGAAAGATCCTGATTGATTTTGAGCAATGGGCAAAACAGTACTTTGTAGTTCTTGGTAAAAAGGATAGCACTGTCGCTGGCAGTAGGGGTAATGTTGAGCGCTTTTATAAGTTACAACTGAAAAATAACAGAGGTAATAGCTGTAGTAAAAAGGGCATCGTTGTACTTAAATCAACGTAG
- a CDS encoding nucleoside-diphosphate kinase (catalyzes the formation of nucleoside triphosphate from ATP and nucleoside diphosphate): MCGIERTLIVFKPDAVQRGIVGEILQRFERVGLKIIGVKMVAPGREHYFAHYETIGKMVTRRGEEIFGMTLDMMMDGPVIAMVLEGVEAVAVVRKIVGPTEPKSADMGTIRGDYSHVSFGYANECRKGVPNLIHASGDPDEAEQEVAHWFKPEELMDYVTLNEKFTR, translated from the coding sequence ATGTGTGGCATTGAGCGAACACTGATTGTGTTCAAGCCTGATGCAGTACAGCGGGGAATCGTCGGTGAAATCTTGCAGCGATTTGAGCGCGTTGGCCTCAAGATTATCGGTGTCAAGATGGTGGCCCCGGGTCGTGAGCACTACTTTGCGCACTACGAAACGATTGGCAAGATGGTAACGCGCCGTGGTGAAGAAATCTTTGGTATGACGCTTGATATGATGATGGACGGGCCAGTTATCGCTATGGTCCTTGAGGGGGTTGAGGCGGTCGCTGTGGTGCGTAAAATTGTCGGCCCAACCGAGCCGAAATCTGCCGACATGGGTACGATTCGTGGTGACTATTCGCATGTTAGCTTTGGCTATGCCAACGAATGTCGGAAGGGTGTGCCAAACCTGATTCATGCGTCGGGTGATCCTGACGAGGCAGAGCAAGAAGTTGCTCACTGGTTTAAGCCCGAAGAATTGATGGACTATGTCACATTAAACGAAAAGTTTACTCGATAG
- the rpsR gene encoding 30S ribosomal protein S18, with protein sequence MAKRLKKDTPTVFDYKDVKTLMRYVNAYGQIEPIAKTGLSVKQQRSLAVAIKRARHLALLPFVSQGQ encoded by the coding sequence ATGGCAAAACGATTAAAGAAAGATACCCCAACGGTTTTTGACTACAAGGACGTCAAAACATTAATGCGCTATGTTAATGCGTATGGTCAAATTGAGCCGATAGCGAAGACGGGTCTCAGTGTCAAGCAGCAGCGTAGCCTGGCAGTGGCAATCAAGCGTGCTCGGCACTTAGCATTGCTGCCGTTTGTATCGCAAGGGCAATAA
- the efp gene encoding elongation factor P codes for MYQPTDLKKGTVCQIDGKPYRVIEYGQKVMGRGGSIVNVKLKNLLDGSVIPKTFKGQDKIESAEVTSKTVQYLYHDGDMFCFMDPESFEQFELSNDVVDEAKNYLKEGCELNLQVFDGRVINVELPKNLYLEVTYTEDVVKGDTTSSVLKDATLETGLVVKVPAFIKQGDIVSVDTATGEYRERKK; via the coding sequence ATGTATCAGCCGACAGATCTTAAAAAGGGTACGGTTTGTCAGATTGACGGTAAGCCATACCGCGTCATTGAATATGGACAGAAGGTTATGGGGCGTGGAGGTTCTATTGTGAACGTTAAATTGAAAAACTTACTGGACGGAAGTGTCATCCCGAAGACCTTTAAGGGCCAAGACAAAATTGAGTCAGCTGAGGTGACTAGTAAGACTGTTCAATATTTATATCATGACGGAGATATGTTCTGCTTCATGGATCCAGAAAGTTTTGAGCAATTTGAACTGTCTAATGATGTGGTAGATGAGGCAAAAAATTATTTGAAAGAGGGTTGTGAGTTGAATCTCCAGGTGTTTGACGGGCGAGTGATTAATGTTGAATTACCAAAAAATCTCTATCTCGAAGTTACATATACTGAAGATGTTGTGAAGGGCGACACAACCTCAAGCGTACTTAAGGATGCAACGCTTGAGACGGGCCTTGTCGTTAAGGTGCCAGCGTTCATTAAGCAGGGCGATATTGTCAGTGTCGACACGGCGACGGGTGAATATCGAGAGCGCAAAAAATAA
- a CDS encoding tyrosine-type recombinase/integrase: MYFSEALADFLEHLEVEGGRSPRTIENYKLYLERFIDFAGDIDVAKITSETIRKYRLWLNRYKNSNTGEELLLITQNYHLIALRGLLTYLSQRDISSLAADKITLPKTVRKQVTFLHYDEVVRLIEQIPLDNEPGLRDRAIIELLFSSGLRVSELVNLNRDHINLARREFMVRGKGQKDRPVFVSMSAAKHVKNYLDARSDSLPALFISYSRRLAKPSVSGNYRRLSARSIQRMVSHYARLAGITKHVSPHTMRHSFATDLLMNGADLRAVQSMLGHSNIATTQIYTHVTDQHLKDVHERFHSDTR, from the coding sequence ATGTATTTCTCCGAAGCATTAGCAGATTTCCTGGAGCACCTAGAAGTTGAGGGTGGCCGTAGTCCTCGCACCATTGAGAACTACAAATTATACCTTGAACGCTTCATTGATTTTGCTGGTGATATTGATGTTGCAAAAATAACATCAGAGACAATTCGTAAGTATCGCCTCTGGTTAAACCGTTATAAAAATAGCAACACCGGTGAAGAATTGTTGTTAATTACACAAAATTATCACTTGATCGCCCTACGTGGATTATTGACGTATTTATCACAACGGGATATCTCATCACTGGCAGCCGACAAGATTACCCTACCAAAAACCGTTCGCAAACAAGTCACATTTCTTCACTACGACGAGGTGGTACGACTAATCGAGCAGATTCCTCTGGACAATGAACCGGGCCTTCGCGACCGAGCAATCATTGAGCTTTTGTTTTCGAGCGGACTGCGCGTGTCGGAGCTTGTTAACTTGAACCGTGACCACATAAATCTCGCTCGACGCGAGTTTATGGTGCGCGGCAAGGGCCAGAAAGACCGGCCGGTATTCGTTTCAATGTCCGCTGCCAAGCACGTCAAAAACTACCTTGATGCGCGAAGTGACAGCTTGCCGGCTCTATTCATCAGCTATAGCAGGCGCCTAGCAAAGCCTTCAGTTTCTGGCAATTATCGTCGGCTGAGTGCTCGCTCGATCCAGCGGATGGTATCACACTATGCCCGACTTGCTGGCATCACCAAGCACGTTAGCCCGCACACTATGCGTCATAGCTTTGCCACCGACCTTCTGATGAATGGAGCGGACCTACGGGCGGTACAATCGATGCTTGGTCATAGCAATATCGCCACGACCCAGATTTACACACACGTCACCGACCAGCACCTCAAAGACGTCCACGAACGCTTTCACAGTGATACGAGATAG
- a CDS encoding type II/IV secretion system protein encodes MALLTDDMQGKLIGLLTSEGLIERSVVKEAQKRASESGKPLLSLLTEEHLLENELLVHAVAQLSGVPYVNLASSVIEQHILNLLPEDVAERFMAVPLAEVQGRLAVAMIDANNVQAVDYLANRIQRPLKVFMASEESIRHVLGQYRTDLSSVNEAAEDSQREALDESSQNIVTIVQDSPISRALSTILEYAVKSHASDVHIEPLEKALKIRCRVDGVLREIMQLPKSIEPALVSRIKILSNLKIDEHRIPQDGQFAVNVAGKDVDLRIAISPVVWGEQVVIRLLDKTGNSFDLTDMGYAGRALRAIQKGIKRPSGMILTSGPTGSGKSTSLYALIKEIKDDSINIVTLEDPVEYKIDGVNQIQVHADVGLTFASGLRSILRQDPDVVMVGEIRDTETANLAVQAALTGHLVFSTLHTNSAAGVLPRLLDMGIEPFLIASTVNTIIGQRLVRRVAPKYDSYQSSPLETETIQSTVGHLLPKTQADISTVSQDLGYKALPLSGQAAYTLVRGRDMPQTPQGYSGRCGLYEVMDVTEEVQNLIVKRATSAEIQRLAIQQGMITMRQDGYLKALSGVTTLEEVNRVAADTA; translated from the coding sequence ATGGCGCTACTGACGGATGATATGCAGGGAAAATTGATTGGCTTGCTGACGAGCGAGGGCTTGATTGAGCGGTCGGTTGTTAAGGAGGCGCAAAAGCGTGCCAGCGAGTCGGGTAAGCCGTTACTGTCACTGTTGACCGAGGAGCACCTTTTGGAGAATGAATTATTGGTGCATGCGGTGGCGCAATTATCCGGTGTGCCGTATGTTAATCTCGCAAGCAGCGTGATTGAGCAGCACATCTTGAACCTACTGCCGGAGGATGTTGCGGAGCGATTTATGGCGGTACCACTGGCCGAGGTACAGGGGCGCTTGGCGGTGGCGATGATTGATGCTAATAATGTCCAGGCGGTTGACTACCTAGCAAATCGTATCCAACGGCCGCTGAAGGTATTCATGGCCTCCGAAGAAAGCATCCGTCATGTCCTTGGCCAGTACAGAACAGACTTATCATCGGTCAATGAAGCAGCGGAAGACTCGCAGCGCGAGGCACTGGATGAATCATCGCAGAACATTGTGACAATCGTTCAAGATTCGCCGATTTCGCGGGCACTTAGCACGATCCTAGAGTATGCAGTAAAGAGCCATGCCTCGGACGTACACATTGAGCCATTAGAAAAGGCGTTGAAAATTCGCTGTCGTGTTGACGGTGTGTTGCGGGAAATTATGCAGCTACCAAAAAGTATTGAACCAGCGCTGGTTAGCCGCATTAAAATTCTATCAAATCTCAAGATTGATGAGCATCGAATTCCGCAGGATGGTCAGTTCGCGGTCAATGTGGCCGGCAAGGACGTTGACCTGCGTATTGCGATTTCGCCGGTGGTGTGGGGAGAGCAGGTGGTGATTCGTCTGCTTGATAAGACAGGTAACTCGTTTGATCTGACTGATATGGGGTATGCCGGGCGTGCCCTGAGAGCCATCCAAAAAGGCATCAAGCGGCCGAGCGGAATGATTTTGACGTCTGGGCCGACCGGTTCAGGTAAGTCAACCAGTCTATATGCGCTGATTAAGGAAATCAAGGACGACTCGATCAATATTGTGACACTGGAGGATCCGGTGGAGTACAAGATTGACGGCGTTAATCAGATCCAGGTGCATGCTGATGTTGGACTGACGTTTGCATCGGGCTTACGGTCAATTCTCCGGCAGGATCCCGACGTGGTGATGGTCGGTGAAATCCGCGATACCGAGACAGCGAACTTGGCGGTGCAAGCGGCATTGACCGGACACTTAGTCTTCTCGACGCTGCACACCAATTCGGCAGCGGGTGTGCTGCCGCGGCTGTTGGATATGGGGATTGAACCGTTCTTGATTGCTAGTACCGTGAACACCATTATTGGCCAGCGGCTGGTCAGGCGAGTGGCGCCAAAGTATGATTCATATCAATCGTCACCGCTTGAAACGGAGACTATTCAGTCAACGGTCGGTCACCTCCTGCCAAAAACCCAGGCTGACATATCGACTGTTTCGCAGGATTTGGGCTACAAGGCCTTGCCATTATCTGGTCAAGCCGCTTATACTTTAGTCAGGGGCCGCGATATGCCGCAGACGCCGCAAGGTTACTCAGGGCGATGTGGTTTGTACGAGGTGATGGACGTCACTGAGGAAGTTCAAAACTTGATCGTCAAGCGGGCGACGAGCGCCGAGATTCAGCGGCTTGCCATTCAGCAGGGCATGATAACGATGCGTCAAGATGGTTATCTCAAGGCGCTCAGTGGCGTGACGACATTAGAGGAAGTAAATCGGGTAGCAGCCGATACAGCATAA
- the ychF gene encoding redox-regulated ATPase YchF, with amino-acid sequence MSLSIGIVGLPNVGKSTIFNALTNNNILAANYPFATIEPNTGIVPVPDERLNVLAELYDTQKIIPATVTFVDIAGLVAGASKGEGLGNKFLHNIRECDAIIHIVRAFENSDILRHDNTPINPQADIDIINTELILADIQTIEHRLPRLQKEAKAKPEARRAATYLETLLTSLNSGTPIASIENIKYEIINDLHLLTAKPIIYTFNVDESGLGDHALQEKLAKLVAPARVLFICAKLEEELRELSNNDALELLDSYGASETGLSQLIHAAYDVLGLQSYLTAGQKEVRAWTIHKGWTAPQAAGVIHSDFERGFIAAQVISYHDLVAAGSEAKAREAGKIRTEGKNYIMQPNDVVEFRFNV; translated from the coding sequence ATGAGTCTATCAATCGGAATCGTCGGCCTGCCAAATGTCGGCAAGTCGACCATATTTAATGCGCTTACTAACAACAATATTCTAGCGGCTAATTACCCATTTGCCACCATTGAACCAAATACTGGCATCGTACCGGTTCCCGACGAGCGGCTCAATGTACTCGCAGAACTGTATGATACGCAAAAAATTATCCCAGCGACCGTAACGTTCGTCGACATCGCTGGATTGGTAGCCGGCGCCTCAAAAGGAGAAGGGCTTGGCAATAAATTCCTGCACAATATTCGTGAATGCGACGCCATTATCCACATCGTTCGCGCCTTTGAAAACTCAGATATATTACGACACGACAATACCCCAATTAACCCTCAGGCCGACATTGACATCATCAATACCGAACTTATCCTTGCCGACATCCAAACCATAGAACATCGTCTGCCTCGTCTCCAGAAAGAAGCCAAAGCCAAGCCGGAGGCACGACGGGCAGCTACATACCTTGAGACACTCCTAACGTCACTTAATTCAGGCACGCCAATAGCGTCTATAGAAAATATCAAATATGAGATAATTAATGATCTTCATTTACTCACCGCCAAGCCAATTATTTATACATTTAATGTTGACGAGTCGGGGCTCGGCGACCATGCCCTACAAGAAAAGCTTGCCAAACTCGTCGCGCCAGCCCGAGTATTATTCATTTGTGCCAAGCTTGAAGAAGAGCTCAGAGAATTGTCAAATAATGACGCCTTGGAACTACTTGATAGCTACGGGGCTTCCGAAACTGGATTGTCGCAGCTTATCCATGCCGCGTACGACGTACTTGGTCTACAAAGCTATCTCACGGCAGGTCAGAAAGAAGTTAGAGCATGGACAATACATAAAGGCTGGACGGCGCCACAGGCTGCTGGCGTCATCCACTCAGACTTTGAGCGCGGATTCATCGCCGCGCAAGTCATTAGCTACCACGACCTTGTTGCCGCAGGTTCAGAAGCTAAGGCCCGTGAAGCGGGTAAAATACGTACTGAAGGTAAAAATTACATCATGCAGCCTAACGATGTTGTCGAATTTCGGTTCAATGTCTAA
- a CDS encoding prepilin-type N-terminal cleavage/methylation domain-containing protein — MTQRYRRYGFTLIELMLAMAFVSVLLLAIATIAIQAGKLYNRGLTLKSINQSGREISDSLRRDFLQANAGKISGNASSAVVMVQAGGADRSGRLCLGDYSYVWNVPKVVSGEVKAGAGIITEVGGPHSGRPINFARVIDPDGMLCQKNETTGAYMSTVATDKVTHLLKPAGSNDVVLAIHQMKAARAAGDSGADSLYRLEFVLGTSQLEAVNTANGTCKPPADNSENLDFCAINSFEMIVRTNG; from the coding sequence ATGACACAGCGGTATAGACGATACGGGTTTACCTTGATTGAACTGATGCTGGCGATGGCATTTGTGTCGGTGTTACTGCTGGCGATTGCTACGATAGCGATCCAGGCCGGTAAGCTATATAATCGAGGCCTCACGCTCAAAAGTATCAATCAGTCCGGCCGCGAGATTAGCGATAGCTTGCGGCGCGACTTTTTGCAGGCTAATGCCGGCAAGATAAGTGGTAATGCTAGTTCGGCCGTTGTCATGGTGCAGGCGGGTGGCGCTGATCGGAGTGGCCGACTCTGCCTCGGTGACTATTCATATGTCTGGAATGTACCAAAAGTTGTCTCTGGAGAAGTGAAGGCCGGTGCGGGTATTATTACCGAGGTTGGTGGGCCGCATTCTGGTCGTCCGATTAATTTTGCTCGAGTGATTGACCCAGATGGTATGCTGTGCCAAAAAAATGAAACAACGGGGGCGTATATGTCAACGGTCGCGACGGATAAAGTGACACATCTTCTCAAGCCAGCCGGGTCAAATGATGTGGTGCTGGCAATTCATCAAATGAAAGCAGCGCGAGCGGCAGGTGATAGCGGGGCAGACAGTCTGTATCGTTTGGAATTTGTCCTTGGAACCAGTCAGCTTGAGGCGGTCAATACAGCTAACGGTACCTGTAAGCCACCGGCGGATAACAGTGAGAATCTCGACTTTTGCGCAATAAATAGCTTTGAGATGATTGTGAGGACAAATGGATAA